The genomic DNA ATGGTCAGATGGAGCTACTGCAGCTATATGTTGTTGAGGGTGATTACCCACCTTTGTTTGGTAGGGAATGGATTAAGAAAATGAATCTTAACTGGCAGGAAATAAAATCCTTAACTCAGCCAAGCAATTTGGAAGCAGTTCTGATTAAGCATAGCTCTGTATTCAGAAAGGAACTTGGCACAATGAAGGGAATTGAGGCAAAGATAATTGTGAAACCTGACAGCAAACCAAAGTTTTGCCAAAAACGCATGGTACCATATGCAATCAAACCCAAAGTGGATGCTGAATTGACCCGATTGCTAGAAAATGGAGTAGTGTCACCAGTGCAATTCAGTGATTGGGCAACACCGATTGTACCTGTTATCAAGAAGGATGGCACCGTGAGGCTATGTGGTGACTTCAAGGTTACGGTAAACCCTGCTCTGTGTATTGAACAGTACCCAATCCCACGCATCGAAGATTTGTTTGCTTCTCTAGCGGGAGGTCAGTGCTTCAGTAAGTTGGATTTGTCCAACGCCTACTTGCAAATGACGGTGGAAGAGCAATCTAGAAAGTACCTGACTATTACAACACAGAAAGGTCTGTACTGTTACAACCGCTTACCTTTTGGTATTGCTTCAGCTCCTGCATTGTTCCAGAGGGCCATGGACCAAATATTACAGGGACTGTCTGGTGTTCATTGCTACCTTGATGATATACTGGTCACAGGTAGAAATGAGATTGAACATCTTAACAATCTGGATGCTGTTTTGCAACACCTGGAAGAGTATGGCCTGCGTGTTCAGAAGGACAAGTGTGAGTTTTTTAAACAATCATTGGAGTATCTGGGACACATCATTGATGCTACGGGCTTACACAAGTCACCTGGAAAGGTTAAAGCTATCGTGGATGCGCCTGCACCAGAAAATGTAAGCCAGTTGCGATCATTTCTAGGACTGTTAAACTATTACAGTAGGTTTATACCTAACCTAGCAACCATTCTGAGTCCACTAAATGCGTTATTGTGTCAAGGAAAGCAATGGCAGTGGACTAAGGACTGTGAAAAGTCATTTAAGATGGCTAAGGAACAGTTAGTGTCATCAGAGGTTTTAACTCACTTTGATGGAAACCTTCCAATTACCCTTGCTTGCGATGCTTCACCATATGGAGTGGGGGCGGTTATTTCTCATGTCCTTCCTGGTGGAGAAGAAAGACCAATTGCGTTTGCATCCAGGACTCTCAGTAAGGCTGAGCAGAAGTATGCACAAATCGAGAAGGAGGCTCTTGGAATAGTATTCGGTGTACGGAAATTCCACCAATACTTATATGGCAGGAAGTTCACATTATTCACAGACCACCGACCCCTCACAACCATTTTTGGTCCAAAGAAGGGAATTCCATCATTAGCGGCAGCCAGACTGCAACGTTGGGCTTTACTGTTATCTGCCCATACATACGACATTGAATACAGGAAAGGCTCCGATATTGGGAATGCTGATGGACTGTCAAGATTACCATTGAAGGTGACACATAAAGACAAACCTGACACAGTCGACGTGTTTTATTGCAACCAAATGGAACAGCTACCAGTGAAATGTGCTGAAGTGAGAAAAGAAACTAGAACTGACCCTACACTGTCTCAGATTCTAGAGCAAGTCTTAAAAGGCGGGCTAGAAGCCAACCCTGCTGTAAAGACGCCATTCTACGCAAGGCGCCATGAACTGTCTGTGTACCAAGGGTGCTTAATGTGGGGTATCCGTGTTGTCATACCTGCAAAGTTAAGAAGCAGAGTATTGGATATGCTACATGAAGGACATTCTGGAGTAGTCAGAATGAAGGCCATAGCAAGGAGTTACATCTGGTGGCCTGGAATAGACACACAAATTGAGGAGAAGGCAAAATCTTGTACATCATGTCAACGTGTCCAGAATATGCCAAGTCGTGCACCACTCCACCCATGGGTATGGCCAGGTAGACCATGGCAACGTATTCACATTGATTTTGCAGGTCCTTTTAACGGACAAATGTTTCTCATCGTGGTGGATGCTCACTCGAAGTGGCCTGAAGTTTTCATACTGGAATCCACCACTGCGGCGAAGACTATTCAGGTTCTGAGAGGACTATTCAGTCACTACGGTATTCCAGAGCAGCTTGTAAGTGACAATGGCCCACAGTTCATCTCTAGCGAATTTGAAGCATTCTTGAAAATGAATGGCGTAAAACATATCAGGTCTACCCCATACCATCCAGCAACGAATGGTT from Acipenser ruthenus chromosome 2, fAciRut3.2 maternal haplotype, whole genome shotgun sequence includes the following:
- the LOC117973221 gene encoding uncharacterized protein K02A2.6-like, which gives rise to MAAIIGRLDCFDENTEDWNTYIERFEHFLTANDIPAERRVAALLSVIGGKTYSLLRSLIAPEKPGAKSYNEIVQTLQEHFSPKPLVIAERFRFHRRNQEEGESVVQYIAVLKKLTEHCEFGTHLNDTLRDRLVCGLRKEAIQKRLLSEAELTFKKAAEIAVSMETAARESQQLNAPPNINKLTLTRRSKSVNNCWRCGKDTHSEMECWFKEKDCRCCGKKGHIERVCRMKKHEKGNAHSSKLRKKSVQYVEVNESSDDADTDTELALNVLTLKGETANIWVTPEIEGNPLKMELDTGAAVSLISKKMYVDKLSNFPLQHTNLVLKTYTGEAVLPSGKINVQVKLNGQMELLQLYVVEGDYPPLFGREWIKKMNLNWQEIKSLTQPSNLEAVLIKHSSVFRKELGTMKGIEAKIIVKPDSKPKFCQKRMVPYAIKPKVDAELTRLLENGVVSPVQFSDWATPIVPVIKKDGTVRLCGDFKVTVNPALCIEQYPIPRIEDLFASLAGGQCFSKLDLSNAYLQMTVEEQSRKYLTITTQKGLYCYNRLPFGIASAPALFQRAMDQILQGLSGVHCYLDDILVTGRNEIEHLNNLDAVLQHLEEYGLRVQKDKCEFFKQSLEYLGHIIDATGLHKSPGKVKAIVDAPAPENVSQLRSFLGLLNYYSRFIPNLATILSPLNALLCQGKQWQWTKDCEKSFKMAKEQLVSSEVLTHFDGNLPITLACDASPYGVGAVISHVLPGGEERPIAFASRTLSKAEQKYAQIEKEALGIVFGVRKFHQYLYGRKFTLFTDHRPLTTIFGPKKGIPSLAAARLQRWALLLSAHTYDIEYRKGSDIGNADGLSRLPLKVTHKDKPDTVDVFYCNQMEQLPVKCAEVRKETRTDPTLSQILEQVLKGGLEANPAVKTPFYARRHELSVYQGCLMWGIRVVIPAKLRSRVLDMLHEGHSGVVRMKAIARSYIWWPGIDTQIEEKAKSCTSCQRVQNMPSRAPLHPWVWPGRPWQRIHIDFAGPFNGQMFLIVVDAHSKWPEVFILESTTAAKTIQVLRGLFSHYGIPEQLVSDNGPQFISSEFEAFLKMNGVKHIRSTPYHPATNGLAERFVQTMKHALKSAKESATTSKKLDNFLLVYRNTPHATTDESPAMLFLKRKLRTRLDLLKPDMSLHVEKNQGLQIAQRQNSAKDRQFQVGQAVLAREYRKGDKWIPGVVTAKTGPVSYTVDVGPGMSWRRHADQLLDCVGTHLNEDPAAEILPTLTEPIEVYTACSPTANTTSKGVIEAETNAKEPLFPPSTNQDVHMAEPSPNAVERRYPVRSRKAPNHLTF